TCGAAGCCCTCGGTGTGGTAGGTGCGGACGACGTCGCGGTACTCGGGGTGGAGCGCCTTCGACACCACCACCTTGGTCCGCTTGCCGCCGGAGATGCGCACGGCCATCAGCGCCGCCTCGGCGGCCGCCGACGCGCCGTCGTACATCGAGGCGTTTGCGATCTCGAGGCCGGTCAGCAGCGTGACAAAGGTCTGGAACTCGAAGGTGATCTGCAGCGTGCCCTGGGCGATCTCTGGCTGGTACGGCGTGTAGGCCGTGTAGAGCTCGCCGCGCAGGAGCAGCTGGTCCACAGACGGGGGCACGTGGTGCGGATTCGCGCCGGCGCCGAGGAAGGGCGCTCCCTTGGGCTGCTTGGAGGCGAGCGCCTCCAGGTGATCCATCAGAGCCCGCTCGTCGAGGCTGGGCTCGACGGCCAGGGCGCGGTTCAGCCGGAGGCTCGCCGGGACGGTGGAGAAGAGCTCGTCGAGGCTCTTCACCCCGATCTTCTGCAGCATCTCCTGGATGTCGGACTCGGTGTGGGGAAGGTAACGCATGGACCTGCTCTGGAGTGCTTCTGCGTGAATCGCGCGCCGGTTTCGACGCCGGCCCTCAATTCGGGCCGGCATCGGACTTCTAATCGTCTCAGCCCTGCTTCGCGACGAACTCGCCGTAGGCGGCGGCGTCCATCAGCTTGTCGAACGCGGACGGATCGGCCGGCTCGACCTTGATCATCCAACCCGCGTCGTAGGGGTCGTCATTCACCTTCTCGGGCGAATCGACGAGGGGATCGTTGCGCTCCACCACCGTGCCGGTGACGGGGGCGATGAGCTCGCTCACGGCCTTGGTCGACTCGACCACGCCGAAGGACTCTCCCGCGGTCACGGTCTTGCCCGGCTCGGGGAGCTCGACGTAGACCACGTCGCCGAGCTGGCTCTGGGCGAAGGCGGTGATGCCGACGACGACGGCGTTGCCGTCCTTGCGGGCCCACTCGTGGTCCTGGGTGTAGCGCAGGTCTGCGGGGAAGGTGAGGTCGGACACGGCAGGCTCCTTTTCAAGGTTCAGACGTCGAAGAGGTTCAAACGTCGAAGATCAGGCGGGACGCTTGTAGAACGGGGTCTTGACCACGCGGGCGGCGACGGGCTTGCCGCGGATCTCCACCTCGAAGGTGGAGCCCTCCGACGCGAGCTCCGGCGGCACGTAGCCGATCCCGATGGGCTTCTGGAGAGTGGGGCTCATGGTCCCGCTCGTCACCACTCCGACCGGCTGGCCGTTCGACAGGATCGGGTAGCCGTGGCGGGGGATGCCGCGCTCGGTGAGCTCGAAGCCGATGAGCTTGCGCTTCACGCCGTCCGCCTTCTGGCGGACGAGGGCTTCCTTGCCGATGAAGCCCGGCTTGTCGAGCTTCACGATCCAGCCCAGGGAGGCCTCGAGCGGGGTGTGCTCGTCGTCGATGTCGTTGCCGTAGAGGGCGAGCTTCGACTCGGTGCGCAGGGAGTCCCGGGCGCCGAGGCCGGCCGGCATGAGCCCCTCGTCCTTGCCTGCGGCGAGGATCGCCTCCCAGAGGTCAGTCGCGTCGCCGGGGCGGCAGAAGATCTCGAAGCCGTCCTCGCCGGTGTAGCCGGTGCGGGCGGCGATCACGGGCTTGCCGTCGACCTCGATCTCCGCGAAGCGGAAGAAGGCGATCGCCTGGAGGTCGGCGGAGGTGAGCTTCTGCAGGATGCCGATCGCCTTCGGGCCCTGAAGGGCCAGCTGCGCGAAGTCGGCGCCGGCGTCCCGGACCACCGGGCCCGCCTTGGCGTGGGACTTCATCCACTCGAAGTCCTTCTCCGCGTTCGAGGCGTTCGTGCAGACGAGGATCTTCGTGGGCGAGAAGCGGTAGCAGATGACGTCGTCGACGAAGCCGCCGCGCTCGTTCAGGAGGCCGGCGTAGAGGGCCTGGCCGTCGCCGATGCTGCGCAGATCGTTGGTGACGAGCTCGTTGCAGGCCTCGAGGGCGCCTTCGCCTTCGAAGAAGACCTCGCCCATGTGCGAGACGTCGAAGAGGCCGGCGGCCTCGCGCACGGCGCGGTGCTCGTCGATCACGCCCTTGTACTGGACGGGGAGCTCCCAGCCGGCGAACTCGACCAGCTTGCCGCCGTGCCGCACGTGGGCGTCGTAGAGGGGAGTGCGACGGGGAGCCATGTCAATCCTCCAGGGGGCCGATTCGCGGCGCATACTAGCGGCAGTCCCGGCCGGGTCAAGCCGCTCCGCCACCCGCCCTTCCCGCCGGCCCCGGAGATCCGCCAACCTTTCAATTGCCGGCCGCAAACCTTTCAATTATCGGCCTTGAACCTTTCAATCGCCGGACATCAACCTTTCATTCGCCGGACATCTACCTTTCAATCGCCGGACATCTACCTTTCAATTGCCGGCCGCCAACCTTTCATCTACCGTCGATCCTGAGCGAGGTTCGATCGGATGGAAGCCGAATCCCTGGTCCCACGCTTTGCCGGGCCGCGGCTCGTCGAGGCGCTCGGCGATTCTCCCGTGGTCCTGGTCCATGGGCCGCGCCAATGCGGAAAGACGACCCTGTCGAAAACGGTCGGGGAACCGCGGGGGTACGGCTATCTGTCGTTCGACGACGATCGCTTGCGCGCCAGCGCGGAGGCCGATCCCGTCTCCTTCGTGGCCGACCTGCCGGAGCGAGTGATCCTCGACGAGGTCCAGCGCGTCCCCGGTCTCTTCACCAGTCTCAAGGCGGAGGTCGATCGCCGGCGCGTCCCTGGTCGCTTCCTGATCACGGGCTCCGCGAACGTGCTGCTCGTTCCTCGGCTCGCGGATTCCCTCGCCGGCCGCTTGGAGATCCTGCGGCTCCACCCCCTCTCGCAGAGTGAGATCGGAGGAGCGCGCTCGGATTTTCTCGACCAGCTCTTCGCTGGATCGTTCGCGAGGAACCGGCCCTTCGACCGGATGGGGATTGGCCTGGCAGAGCGAGTGGCAGGCGGAGGTTATCCATCTGCGCTCGCTCGACGATCGCCCGGCCGCCGTGCGACCTGGTACCGGGACTACCTCGAGGCCGTGGTCCAGCGGGATGTCCGCGACCTCGCCCGAATCGGTTCCCTCGACGCGCTTCCGCGCCTGCTCGCGGTAGCCGCTTCGCAGACCGCACGCCTGTTCAACATCACCGAGCTCGCCGGAAGCTTCGAGCTCAGTCGGCCGACGATCCGTGATTACATCACCCTCCTCGAGCGGGTATTTCTCCTCGAGCACCTCCCGGCCTGGCATGGGAACCGCCTCGCCAGGCTGGTGAAGACGCCCAAGCTCCACATCGGGGACACGGGCCTGGCCAGCGCGCTGTTGGGCCTCGATGCGCAGGCGCTCTACGAAGATCGCGAAACGTACGGACAGCTCGTAGAGACGTTCGCGTACCAGGAGCTCCGGAGGGAAGCCAGCTTCCGCGACGACGACATCCGGTTCTTCCACTACCGCGACCACAACCAGATGGAAGTGGACGTCGTCCTCGAGCGCGCCGGGAAGGTCGCGGGGGTCGAGGTAAAGAGCGCTTCCGTCGTCTCGGCGGCCGATTTCCGCGGTCTCAAGCGCCTCGCCGAAGCGGCCGGAAAACGATTCGTCGCCGGCGTCGTGCTCTACGACGGCGACCACGTCCTCCCCTTCGGCGAGCGTCTTTACGCGGTGCCGATCACGGCTCTATGGCGTACCTCGTAATTCCCTGGGCCGCATGAGACCTTCATGGGACGGGGTAGCGGATCTCTGGCGCATCTAGGTCAACAATCCAGACACACGCATCGATGGTCGGAGATCTTCCGAAGAGGCCAACGGCCTTTGGGCCAGTGCATCCCTTTTGCGGGCAGGCACAGCGGGTCGCAGGCGGACAGTCCGTATCGGAACCGCATGTCCTCATACAGGCGAATCCCTCTCGCCAAAGGTCTGCGCAAGCGTTCGGTGGCTTGCAGACGCGCCCGCATTCCTCGGCAGTGCCGAACGTCCCGAAGGTGAGCGGGATTTTCGTCGACAGAAGTTCGACGAACATCGAATCATCGAAAAAGTATCCTGGCAGGCGGCTTCCGTGCGACGCCGCCCAGTCGATCGCCAGATCGCATCGGTGCAAGTCGTCGCAGCAGACATTTCCCACGACCCGCGTCGGCGGCCCATCGGCTCGGCCGTCTACCGGAGACGAGGGATCGGCGGCGTAGAAGCCCTGTCGCCAGGGGCCCTGGCACCGAGGTGCGTCCGTCTCGATCGGGAGGCCGA
The Vulgatibacter incomptus DNA segment above includes these coding regions:
- the gcvH gene encoding glycine cleavage system protein GcvH, with translation MSDLTFPADLRYTQDHEWARKDGNAVVVGITAFAQSQLGDVVYVELPEPGKTVTAGESFGVVESTKAVSELIAPVTGTVVERNDPLVDSPEKVNDDPYDAGWMIKVEPADPSAFDKLMDAAAYGEFVAKQG
- the gcvT gene encoding glycine cleavage system aminomethyltransferase GcvT — encoded protein: MAPRRTPLYDAHVRHGGKLVEFAGWELPVQYKGVIDEHRAVREAAGLFDVSHMGEVFFEGEGALEACNELVTNDLRSIGDGQALYAGLLNERGGFVDDVICYRFSPTKILVCTNASNAEKDFEWMKSHAKAGPVVRDAGADFAQLALQGPKAIGILQKLTSADLQAIAFFRFAEIEVDGKPVIAARTGYTGEDGFEIFCRPGDATDLWEAILAAGKDEGLMPAGLGARDSLRTESKLALYGNDIDDEHTPLEASLGWIVKLDKPGFIGKEALVRQKADGVKRKLIGFELTERGIPRHGYPILSNGQPVGVVTSGTMSPTLQKPIGIGYVPPELASEGSTFEVEIRGKPVAARVVKTPFYKRPA
- a CDS encoding ATP-binding protein gives rise to the protein MEAESLVPRFAGPRLVEALGDSPVVLVHGPRQCGKTTLSKTVGEPRGYGYLSFDDDRLRASAEADPVSFVADLPERVILDEVQRVPGLFTSLKAEVDRRRVPGRFLITGSANVLLVPRLADSLAGRLEILRLHPLSQSEIGGARSDFLDQLFAGSFARNRPFDRMGIGLAERVAGGGYPSALARRSPGRRATWYRDYLEAVVQRDVRDLARIGSLDALPRLLAVAASQTARLFNITELAGSFELSRPTIRDYITLLERVFLLEHLPAWHGNRLARLVKTPKLHIGDTGLASALLGLDAQALYEDRETYGQLVETFAYQELRREASFRDDDIRFFHYRDHNQMEVDVVLERAGKVAGVEVKSASVVSAADFRGLKRLAEAAGKRFVAGVVLYDGDHVLPFGERLYAVPITALWRTS